One part of the Segnochrobactrum spirostomi genome encodes these proteins:
- a CDS encoding L,D-transpeptidase family protein, which yields MTFRPTARFGATALALLLAFGAGRAVAMPAAPGAAAEMAGAPAMVESDTPSPTATVPTVDPLAVALRAAIEVHTGPLAGSAPVDKGERDEAAAALAADKDAKVDPAWAAIGQFYVERDFEPVWYAGGVATPAAKAVAARLSHAGEDGLDPAAYRAGTTGFGTRGPETPARVAAAELAMAQAVLAFAHDAQTGRVVPSSLSSLTADKPSAPDPSSVLRVVSSAADADAALESYNPPQEGFRRLKAKLAEIRAGRKAVAKPVADGDALKPGMHDPRIVAIRERLALPSDADADLYDDDLVEAVKTFQADHRLKPNGIIGASTVRAMNRGLGDEAVTGILINMERWRWMPRDLGAAHVWVDIPGYSVAVVRDGNTVLTTRVVVGRATNQTPTLSSRIVNIVVNPYWNVPVSIVRKEMLASIRSNPSYLTRRNYEVLVNGKRVDPHSIVWSDKTARQVSIRQKPGQGNALGNIKFLFPNDFSVYLHDTSAKALFSNELRADSHGCVRVQNPIAFADALLADEPHWNGSRLEKLVGGSERWVRLTKPVDVHLTYFTTVVDADGNLDMRADIYGRDDALKAALGL from the coding sequence ATGACATTCCGTCCGACCGCGCGCTTCGGTGCGACCGCCCTCGCGCTTCTCCTCGCCTTCGGCGCCGGCCGCGCCGTCGCAATGCCGGCCGCGCCGGGCGCCGCCGCGGAGATGGCGGGCGCGCCGGCCATGGTCGAGAGCGACACACCGTCTCCGACCGCCACCGTTCCCACCGTCGATCCGCTGGCCGTTGCGCTCCGCGCCGCGATCGAGGTGCACACCGGCCCGCTCGCCGGCTCCGCCCCCGTGGACAAGGGCGAGCGCGACGAGGCCGCCGCCGCCCTTGCGGCGGACAAGGACGCCAAGGTCGACCCGGCCTGGGCCGCGATCGGCCAGTTCTACGTCGAGCGGGATTTCGAGCCCGTGTGGTATGCGGGCGGCGTCGCGACGCCGGCGGCGAAAGCCGTCGCCGCCCGCCTCTCCCATGCCGGCGAAGACGGGCTCGACCCCGCCGCCTATCGGGCGGGGACCACCGGCTTCGGCACACGAGGACCGGAGACCCCGGCGCGGGTTGCGGCGGCGGAGCTCGCGATGGCCCAGGCCGTCCTCGCCTTCGCCCACGACGCCCAGACCGGCCGCGTCGTCCCGAGCAGCCTGTCGTCGCTGACTGCGGACAAGCCGAGCGCGCCCGATCCGAGCTCGGTCCTGCGCGTCGTCTCCAGCGCCGCCGATGCCGACGCCGCGCTCGAATCCTACAACCCGCCCCAGGAAGGCTTCCGCCGCCTCAAGGCGAAGCTCGCGGAGATCCGCGCCGGCCGGAAGGCAGTTGCGAAGCCGGTCGCCGACGGCGACGCGCTGAAGCCCGGCATGCACGATCCCCGCATCGTCGCGATCCGTGAACGCCTCGCCTTGCCGAGCGACGCCGACGCCGATCTCTACGACGACGACCTCGTCGAGGCGGTGAAGACCTTCCAGGCAGACCACCGGCTGAAGCCGAACGGCATCATCGGCGCGAGCACGGTGCGCGCCATGAACCGCGGCCTCGGGGACGAGGCCGTCACCGGCATCCTCATCAACATGGAACGCTGGCGCTGGATGCCGCGCGATCTCGGTGCCGCCCACGTCTGGGTCGACATCCCCGGCTATTCGGTGGCGGTCGTGCGCGACGGCAACACGGTGCTGACGACCCGCGTCGTGGTCGGGCGCGCCACCAACCAGACGCCGACCTTGTCGAGCCGCATCGTCAACATCGTCGTCAATCCCTATTGGAACGTGCCGGTCTCGATCGTCCGCAAGGAGATGCTCGCCTCGATCCGCAGCAACCCGTCCTACCTGACACGGCGCAATTACGAGGTTCTGGTCAACGGCAAGCGGGTCGATCCCCATTCCATCGTCTGGTCGGACAAGACGGCGCGACAGGTCTCGATCCGCCAGAAGCCCGGCCAGGGCAATGCCCTCGGCAACATCAAGTTCCTGTTCCCGAACGACTTCTCGGTCTATCTCCACGACACGTCGGCAAAGGCCCTGTTCAGCAACGAACTCCGAGCCGACAGCCACGGCTGCGTCCGGGTACAGAACCCGATCGCCTTCGCCGATGCCCTCCTCGCGGACGAGCCGCACTGGAACGGCAGCCGCCTCGAAAAGCTCGTCGGCGGCTCCGAGCGCTGGGTCCGGCTGACCAAGCCGGTCGACGTCCACCTGACCTACTTCACGACGGTGGTCGACGCCGACGGAAATCTCGACATGCGCGCCGACATCTACGGCCGCGACGACGCCCTCAAGGCCGCACTGGGGCTCTGA
- a CDS encoding M3 family oligoendopeptidase — protein sequence MFDLRSAVRAAAGAAAASSLGDLPEWNLADLYPAIDSPQVAHDLTRALEESKAFEEQVKGTLAGALDGGKGGAALAAIVARYEELEELLGRLYSFAGLVYAGDTTDPKRAKFYGDVQEKLTTASAYLLFFSLELNDLDEAALEAGFADPALAYYRPWLEDVRREKPYQLEPRIEQLFHEKSVTGRGAWNRLFDETIAALVVPIGDEKLSLEQALNRLQDASVEVRKAAAEALAVTFKDNLRVFTLVMNVLAKDKEIADRWRGFEDVADSRHLANRVEREVVEALVTSVRESFPRLSHRYYALKARWLGKDHLDHWDRNAPLPDADDRVVPWPAARQTVLDAYNAFSPEMASIADRFFENNWIDAPARPGKSPGAFAHPTVPSAHPYVLLNYQGRVRDVMTLAHELGHGVHQVLAAPNGALMAPTPLTLAETASVFGEMLTFQSLLEKTRTPTERKVMLASKVEDMLNTVVRQIAFYTFERKVHLERRSGELTADRISELWLEVQSESLGPAIRLNPGYETFWCYISHFIHAPFYVYAYAFGDCLVNSLYAVYRQADAGFQEKYFALLKAGGTKHHAELLAPFGLDARDPTFWSKGLGVIEALIDELEALA from the coding sequence ATGTTCGATTTGCGTTCCGCTGTTCGCGCCGCCGCCGGCGCGGCCGCCGCTTCCTCCCTCGGCGATCTGCCGGAGTGGAATCTCGCCGACCTCTATCCGGCGATCGATTCCCCGCAGGTCGCTCACGACCTCACCCGCGCCTTGGAAGAATCGAAGGCGTTCGAGGAGCAGGTGAAGGGAACGCTCGCGGGCGCGCTCGATGGGGGCAAGGGCGGCGCCGCCCTCGCGGCGATCGTCGCCCGCTACGAGGAGCTCGAAGAGCTGCTCGGCCGGCTCTATTCCTTCGCAGGCCTCGTCTATGCCGGCGACACGACCGACCCGAAGCGCGCGAAGTTCTACGGCGACGTCCAGGAAAAGCTCACGACGGCGAGCGCTTATCTCCTGTTCTTCTCCCTCGAACTGAACGATCTCGACGAGGCGGCGCTGGAGGCCGGCTTCGCCGATCCCGCGCTCGCTTATTATCGGCCCTGGCTCGAAGACGTCCGCCGCGAGAAGCCCTATCAGCTCGAGCCGCGCATCGAGCAGCTCTTCCACGAGAAGTCCGTCACCGGCCGCGGCGCCTGGAACCGCCTGTTCGACGAGACGATCGCCGCCCTGGTGGTGCCGATAGGCGACGAGAAGCTGTCGCTCGAACAGGCGCTGAACCGCCTCCAGGACGCCTCCGTCGAGGTCCGCAAGGCCGCCGCCGAGGCGCTCGCGGTGACCTTCAAGGACAATCTGCGCGTCTTCACTTTGGTGATGAACGTGCTCGCCAAGGACAAGGAGATCGCCGACCGCTGGCGCGGCTTCGAGGACGTGGCGGATTCCCGCCATCTCGCCAACCGCGTCGAGCGCGAGGTCGTCGAGGCGCTCGTCACCTCGGTGCGCGAATCCTTCCCGCGGCTTTCCCACCGCTATTACGCCCTCAAGGCGCGCTGGCTCGGCAAGGATCATCTCGACCACTGGGATCGCAACGCGCCGCTGCCGGACGCCGACGATCGCGTGGTGCCGTGGCCGGCCGCGCGCCAAACCGTGCTCGACGCCTACAACGCGTTCTCGCCGGAGATGGCCTCGATCGCCGACCGCTTCTTCGAGAACAACTGGATCGACGCGCCGGCCCGGCCCGGCAAGTCGCCCGGCGCCTTCGCCCATCCGACCGTGCCGAGCGCGCACCCTTACGTGCTCCTCAATTATCAGGGCCGCGTGCGGGACGTGATGACGCTCGCCCACGAGCTCGGTCATGGCGTGCATCAGGTGCTCGCCGCGCCGAACGGGGCCCTGATGGCGCCGACGCCGCTCACCCTCGCCGAGACGGCGAGCGTGTTCGGCGAGATGCTGACCTTCCAGAGCCTGCTCGAAAAGACCCGCACCCCGACCGAGCGCAAGGTGATGCTGGCCTCCAAGGTGGAGGACATGCTGAACACGGTGGTGCGCCAGATCGCCTTCTACACCTTCGAGCGGAAGGTTCACCTCGAGCGCCGCAGCGGCGAACTGACCGCCGACCGCATCTCCGAGCTCTGGCTCGAGGTGCAGAGCGAGAGCCTCGGCCCGGCGATCCGGCTCAATCCGGGTTACGAGACGTTCTGGTGCTACATCTCGCACTTCATCCACGCGCCGTTCTACGTCTACGCCTATGCGTTCGGTGATTGTCTGGTGAACTCGCTCTATGCCGTCTATCGGCAGGCGGATGCGGGCTTCCAGGAGAAGTACTTCGCCCTGCTCAAGGCCGGCGGCACCAAGCACCATGCCGAGCTGCTCGCGCCGTTCGGTCTCGACGCGCGCGATCCGACCTTCTGGAGCAAGGGCCTCGGCGTCATCGAGGCGCTGATCGACGAGCTCGAAGCGCTCGCCTGA
- a CDS encoding heme-dependent oxidative N-demethylase family protein, with product MHEVGFLPMSALRYTPYDGSRKPFTIGLQPLDMATWFEVDEHLTSYLAEKEALFAEKRNVVFLAEPDTVESQRLIADLVADHLTAHLPDLYKRDRSVVTVVPSGAAVDLAAGGEPPLLQAARLVQEDLCVMRRADDGWRLVAAALCFPSSWSLAEKFGRNLDAIHATVPHYAEQLAVRMSRIFDSLRPEIPAWRMNWSLNPDPNLHHPESKQLPRDRDWTADEDAVASRVFIRVERQTLRKLANGDILFTIKIYVDPLTTLRAHPEGARLALSLREQVLSLDESQLAYKALSEHRDRVADALAAIGGLDERLQAPEPA from the coding sequence GTGCATGAAGTGGGTTTCCTCCCGATGTCCGCGCTGCGCTACACACCCTATGACGGCTCCCGCAAGCCCTTCACGATCGGCCTCCAGCCGCTCGACATGGCGACGTGGTTCGAGGTGGACGAACACCTCACGTCCTATCTCGCCGAGAAGGAGGCCCTGTTCGCCGAGAAGCGGAATGTCGTCTTTCTGGCCGAGCCGGACACGGTCGAAAGCCAGCGGCTCATCGCGGACCTCGTCGCCGACCATCTGACCGCGCACCTCCCCGACCTCTACAAGCGCGACCGTTCGGTCGTCACGGTCGTCCCGTCGGGGGCGGCCGTCGATCTCGCGGCCGGCGGCGAGCCGCCGCTGCTGCAGGCGGCGCGTCTCGTGCAGGAAGACCTCTGCGTGATGCGCCGGGCCGACGACGGCTGGCGCCTCGTCGCCGCCGCGTTGTGCTTTCCCTCGTCGTGGTCCCTCGCGGAGAAGTTCGGGCGCAATCTCGACGCCATCCACGCGACCGTTCCCCATTATGCCGAGCAGCTTGCGGTTCGGATGAGCCGCATCTTCGACAGCCTCCGGCCGGAGATCCCGGCGTGGCGGATGAACTGGTCGCTCAATCCCGACCCAAACCTCCACCATCCGGAATCGAAGCAGCTCCCGCGCGACCGCGACTGGACCGCGGACGAGGATGCGGTCGCCTCGCGCGTCTTCATCCGCGTCGAGCGCCAGACCCTGCGCAAGCTCGCGAACGGCGACATCCTCTTCACCATCAAAATCTACGTCGATCCGCTGACGACCCTGCGCGCCCATCCCGAGGGTGCGCGGCTCGCGCTTTCCCTGCGCGAACAGGTGCTCTCGCTGGATGAGTCCCAGCTCGCCTACAAGGCGCTGAGCGAACACCGCGACCGCGTCGCCGATGCGCTGGCGGCGATCGGGGGGCTCGACGAGCGGCTTCAGGCGCCGGAGCCGGCATAA
- a CDS encoding DUF6790 family protein, whose protein sequence is MVTVVPFALVVLAFVAALAELLIRRRGFGPERIARVLLRWILVFPLALMGLWAFSGHIFAPAQVAASIGWPTSPFQFEIGMANLSLGVTGLIAAFRRDLGFPLAVAIAALCFLGGDGIGHIIQIETTGDMAAGNAGVILYMDLFVPLALLALIGVVAATRKTSRSDTARA, encoded by the coding sequence ATGGTCACTGTCGTGCCGTTCGCGCTGGTGGTGCTCGCCTTCGTGGCCGCGCTCGCCGAACTCTTGATCCGCCGACGCGGCTTCGGACCCGAGCGGATCGCCCGGGTGCTGCTGCGCTGGATCCTCGTTTTTCCGCTGGCTTTGATGGGATTGTGGGCCTTCTCCGGCCACATCTTCGCGCCGGCCCAGGTCGCCGCCTCGATCGGGTGGCCGACGAGCCCGTTCCAGTTCGAGATCGGGATGGCGAACCTCTCCCTCGGCGTGACCGGCCTCATCGCCGCGTTCCGCCGCGATTTGGGCTTCCCGCTCGCGGTGGCGATCGCTGCGCTCTGCTTTCTCGGCGGCGACGGCATCGGCCACATCATCCAGATCGAAACGACCGGCGACATGGCGGCCGGCAATGCCGGCGTGATCCTCTACATGGATCTCTTCGTGCCGCTCGCGCTCCTCGCGCTCATCGGCGTCGTCGCGGCGACCCGGAAGACCTCACGCTCGGACACCGCGCGCGCCTGA
- a CDS encoding CsbD family protein has protein sequence MDKDRIHGAGKQVSGTVKDAAGKVTGNTRLEAEGKIEKTEGKVQSAIGKAKDAARDTLRD, from the coding sequence ATGGATAAGGATCGCATCCACGGTGCCGGCAAGCAGGTGTCCGGCACGGTCAAGGACGCTGCCGGCAAGGTGACGGGCAACACCCGTCTCGAAGCCGAAGGCAAGATCGAAAAGACCGAGGGCAAGGTGCAGTCCGCCATCGGCAAAGCGAAGGACGCGGCGCGCGACACTCTGCGCGACTGA